DNA sequence from the Nicotiana tomentosiformis chromosome 3, ASM39032v3, whole genome shotgun sequence genome:
CAACGaaacgacaaatcgcacctcaaatcaaacttaatgaacttttgaactttcaacttaaaAAACCcgcgccgaaatatatcaaatcaacccggaatgaactcaaattttactTACAAGTCCCAAATGGCGTAATGAAACTATTCTAATtttcggaatcacaatccgaatacAATATCCTTAAAGTCAACTCTCTGCCAAACTTATgtactttccaaaccttcaaatttccaacttttgccaattaacgacgaatccttctagaaatatccaaatgcaaatccggacatacgcccaagtccaaaatcaccatccggacctaatggaaccatcgaaactccattccgaggtaaaattcacaaaagttaaacttgatcaactcttccaacttaaaacttcaatcatgaaattcattcttctaaatcgAATATGAATAACTTGAAAACTAaaatcgatgattcacacaagttataatacatcatacgatggtgctcaagactttaaataactcaacagaatacaaatgctcaaaatgaccggtcgggtcattacacaattcctaaattatattttattgattAAAGAAATTAGAATAATGTGCATTTTGAATGACTGCTTCTGTTATTAACTAACATTGTTTAAGTGTTTATGCATTCTAGAATAAACTCTGACCATAAACTCCAATGTGATGGGGGTATTGCCTTAAGAATATGTCTTTCCaaaaataaactcaaaaatgCTCTTAAATATTCAGGGTTTATGTGTTTTTACGCATGATTACTTCTAAACTTGAAGTAATGCAATTATAAAATTGgagtaaattttaaattaaatagattGACAAAGATGACGGACTTTTATGGGGATTCCTTTATTAAGTTAGCTAATGAGGATCAATAGCCatagtttttgaaaatttttattttttttaaacttttattttataacttaacACACTTTAATGTATTTATTAAAGTTTGTACTCGCCGAGACATAgcacacgcgcaacgcgcgtaccctAATACTAGTGTTATTAAAATATACATAGCATTGTAACACCAAAAAGGATTTCGATCGGGATCAGAATGGCCAATTTGCCACCCCAAAAAAACAGGGTCCACAACTAGTAGGGGTGTCAAATGGGCGGATTGGATTGGTGGTCAAAATGAGTTGAGTCAATAAATCAGAATGGTCATTGACCAACCCAAAAGTTACTTAAGCTGAAATGGGCTgggtcaaaatgtgataaaatttGAGTCATAGCCCAACTCTTATCAATCTTTAATTAATATTTgttattttcttatgaattgtttaattatcaaataagacttTCTTTCTTTCGTTGTGGTCCTATAGAACTTATTatcaaacaaacaaaaaatacttttaagatATTTTAGTAAATTTACTTATGAATCAATTTGGGTTAAAAAGTATTCCAACTTTAGATGGGCGGGTCAAATAAGAAAATGAGAGAATTCAAAGTAGGTGGGGAACTTCATTTTCATTGATCATACAATTTTTATACACATATGTATTCTCTAAAGTTATAAAAGTAAACAGTAAGTGCAGATCTTTTCTCAACAAAAATAAACAattcatttttttaaataaacAATTTTGTCGCTCTCTTTTTTGAAAATTGCTGGTCTTTAACATTCATTTTACCCGTGAGCAATTGTTCAATAGTATTATGCATGTATCGAGTAGcaataattaagaataaaaaaCTAAACAACAACAGTACTAAACATGTTTTCACCACCATGTTTCACATGCGAGCGAAATCCTTTATCTGTAAATTCATGCTCCATTTAGAGCTCATCCATCACCAATTAATAAGCGCAGCTATTACTAAATCAAAAGAATCAAAAATGAAGATAGTTATTTTGTTTTCATTCCTCCATCTCCTTATTGCCTTTTCCTCTTGTAATGCTAGAATAACAACTCCGAACCAGCTCTTGCCTCCTCTGGTGCGTGACAATCAAGGCGAGATTCTCACATCCGACTCGAGGTACTTCATGTTGCCTGGAGCTGGTGGTGGCGGAGTAACACGAGACTTGGGAAATGGAACTGAAACCAGCTCTAATTTTGTTTGTCCATTTCAGGTGGTGCAGTCTCGAAAAGATCTAGACCCCGGCATGCCTGTGTTTCTAAAACCTCGTAATAACCAAGTTAAAAAGATCAGTGAATCAACTTCTCTTAACATCAAGTTCTATCTTAATCCAACTTTCGCATGTGCTGACAACTTAGTGTGGATGGTTGAAGGTTTTCCAGGAACACAGAGTCCGTTTTTCTTGTCAACTAACGGAGTAGAAGGAGATCCCTTACAAATGACCAGCTGGTTTCAGGTTAAGAAATTTAATGATCATCCTACTGATTATTCTTACAAGTTGGTGTTTTGTCCATGGGGAGAATCCTTCTGCAGTGACATTGGAATCGAGGTAGTTGACCGACAAAGGCGTTTGGCTTTGACTTTGAACCCCAATAATACCTACCGATTTGTGTTCGTCAAGGATACAAGCCACGGAATGTCGATTATATGATGCGAATTATGAATCTAGCTCTTGTATTGTCTAAATAATCTTATGCATGCGTAGACTGCATATATATGTCCATGCATAAGACAATTTCATTCGAGTATTGAAATCTTAATGAATACTAGCTATATCCCCTGTTCTATTCGTAATTTCCTCTATGTGGTAGTGGTATTAATTATCTAGAGAGTCAATGTTTAGAACTTTTTACGGACTTGCACGTATATGTTATTAAGAATAATTGTATGTTGGTTGTTATCATTAAAACGTTGACCCAAATTAAAAGTGATCGGCTAAGATTTTAAAGTTAAATGGATCTTTAGATACCTTGTAAAGTATGAGGTCTAATGTGTAAATACATAGATGTTGTTTCTAATTTGATGATGGGCTAAATTAGAAATACATAAACTTGTGCATCTATTAATAGAGTTATGgtccactactagaaatccgataAACACCgaacaactttggtcggtaatggccaataaccgtccaaaatgCGATCAcgcacgtaccgacctccgaacggttctaaactagccaaaatcaactcaagaatatcaaataatacctaagaaaataattccaaatgataaatgtcgaatctttaatcaaaatcccaacgtcaaccaaaaagtcaaatctgGGTTTGTGCCTTggaatctgacaaaactcacaaaatccgacaactcattcaattattcATACAACTatctagtttcactcaaatccgactctgaatcgatgttcaaaactcaaaaaatcacttTAAGAATTTTTAGACAAAAAAAACCCAAATTTGACTTTGAAATCTTCAATCAAATGcaaaaaacgaagatggattcatgaaatataaccaaaatcaagtatagaacacttaccccaatccatgtggtaaacATCGCCTCCAAAATTTTCCAAATCCTAGCTCCCCAACTCAAAGTATGACCAAATGAATAAATTCTCgatattaaatatatatttttgtccTGTTGTTCTgcctcatttcttatgccaaataATTTGAAACTCGCTTTTGATGCTTTCAATGGATCCCTTGTGAAAGTTCAGTCAATTTAGCCTTTTGAATCACTCTATTTGACCTTATAATAAAGAAGatattaggggtgggcataataccgaccgTACCGAAAAAACCGGCCGAATCGAAAATTTTAGTTTATTCGGTTTTGATTTTTTGGTTTATTCGTTCGGTTTGCGGTTTATAGTTTTAAAATTCGGTGTTCGATTCGGTGGTCgattttcggttaaaccgaaaaatcGAAAAATCGAATTGCAGTAGAGGTAGGCTTGAGATGTTGTTTCTGTTAGCATAATTTATTATCATTTTCTTGGCTATACTAGACCCTTTGATCGCAATCACTTCATGTTCCCCTACCAAAAGAACCACCCTCGTACTATATGCTCTCTCTAGTACTTCTATTTCTTTTGCCACTAATGTAGCAAAAGTCTCTTTTTCGACTTGTTTTGTATTTGAATCCTCCTCCTCGGACTTCGTTGAACCAACATTAATGCATAAATCATCCTCTGATTGTTTGATTTTTTAAGTGGATAGTCTGTGACTTTTTATTGCAATTGAAAACAAGTAATATTCTCGTATGAACTATTTGAATAATCTATTTTTGTGTTTCTTACTATTGTTGTTATGGCTTGAAACCGAAAACTGAAAACCGAATTAACCAAATCGAAATTCTACAAAACAGAACCGAACCGACCGATGCCCACCCCTAAGAGATatattggtttcaatatttgaaaatagtgcagatttttacaTACGAAATCAGTGGCAATTTCATAATTAATATGAAAAATccggcaacccaattcttagtaaaatgaccataaatgcctcatacgatgtccaaattcgacgattctttttgctatgactacgtaattacgatacggatctaatgctttaatcaaaGCAGAATTtgaagctcatttgcttaatatgGTACTATTTATGCTTAAAGAAACAACGTCGAAACATAAAATTATCGAGCGCAACACAActcaaacctatctgaaactcccTCGAGACctttgggaccccgtccgaatatacaaacaagtcgtataacataatatggacctactcgaggcctcatcATGCATAATAGCATCGaaacgacaaatcgcacctcaaatcaaaattaatgaacttttgaactttcaatttcaaAAACTCGCGCGCGAAATATAACAAATCAACTcgtaatgaactcaaattttgttcacaagtcccaaatgacgtaacaaaactattccaattttcggaatcacaatccgaatacgatatcctcaaagtcaactctctgttaaacttatgtacttttcaaaccttcaaatttccaacttttgccaattagcgacgaatccttctagaaatattcaaatgcaaatccggacatacgcccaagtccaaaatcaccatccggacctaacggaaccatcgaaactctattccgaggtAAAATTCATAAAAGTTAAACTtggccaactcttccaacttaaaacttcaatcatgaaattcattcttctaaatcgAATATGAATAACttgaaaactaaaaccgacgattcacacaagttataatacatcatacgatggtgctcaagacttcaaatagctcaacggaatgcaaatgctcaaaacaaccggtcggatcattacacaattcctaaattatattttattgattAAAGAAATTAGAATAATGTGCATTTTGAATGACTGCTTCTGTTATTAACTAACATTGTTTAAGTGTTTATGCATTCTAGAATAAACTCTGACCATAAACTCCAATGTGATGGGGGTATTGCCTTAAGAATATGTCTTTCCaaaaataaactcaaaaatgCTCTTAAATATTCAGGGTTTATGTGTTTTTACGCATGATTACTTCTAAACTTGAAATTGCAATTATAAAATTGgagtaaattttaaattaaatagattGACAAAAATGACTGAGGACTTTTATGGAGCTTCCTTTATTAAGTTAGCTAATGAGGATCAATAGCCatagtttttgaaaatttttattttttttaaaacttttattttataacttaacACACTTTAATGTATTTATTAAAAGTTTATACTCGCCGAGACAGAGCACACGCGCAACGCGTGTACCCTAATACTAGTGTTATTAAAATGTAC
Encoded proteins:
- the LOC104096053 gene encoding kunitz trypsin inhibitor 5-like, whose protein sequence is MKIVILFSFLHLLIAFSSCNARITTPNQLLPPLVRDNQGEILTSDSRYFMLPGAGGGGVTRDLGNGTETSSNFVCPFQVVQSRKDLDPGMPVFLKPRNNQVKKISESTSLNIKFYLNPTFACADNLVWMVEGFPGTQSPFFLSTNGVEGDPLQMTSWFQVKKFNDHPTDYSYKLVFCPWGESFCSDIGIEVVDRQRRLALTLNPNNTYRFVFVKDTSHGMSII